From Quercus robur chromosome 8, dhQueRobu3.1, whole genome shotgun sequence:
ACTTTATGAGTCTCGCTCTCATCTCAGGGCTTAGCGTCGTCCCTATCCTGGTTGTCCTGTCCGCATTTCCTTCTACCAATTCCACTGCTTCCAGGATCTCCACTccgtcttcctctttttcttctatcgTCCACGTGTGGTTCTCCTTTCTTGCCAGTACGGCCTGGTAGCACTCCCTTGCCAGGACCTGATCACCCTTCACTTCACCCACACCATCgtctgttgggaatttcaccttcaaacagtaAGTTGACgttgccgccttccacttgtttagggtaggcctcccaatgatgacattgtaggacgaGGGGCAATCTACAACCAGGAAGTCTACTTGTTTGGTCAGCTGCAACGGATAGGTCCCTGCTGTCACCGTCAGAGTCACTATACCCCTGGGGTAGaccctgtctccactgaaactgacaAGCGAAGAGTCGAAAGGACGGAGCCTTTTTGGATCTAACTTCAACTGCTGGAAGGCTGGGAGGTAGATGATATCCGCTGAGCTCCCGTTATCAACAAGGATCCTTCtggtattgaacccttctatattcagcaCTATGACCAGGGGATCGTTGTGAGGCTGCTTCACTCCCCTGGCGTCTCCTTCATTAAAGGACATATCTTGGTATGTTCGTCGGTACTTGGACGGAGGAATGGCGTGGACGCTGTTCACCTGTCTGTGGTATGCTTTTCTAAGTGATCTGAATGACCCTCCTGAGAATGGTCCTCCCGTgatcgtgtttatctccccgatcacttTGCGTGGAGGTTGGGACGTATGGTCGTCATCCCGAGTGAAGGATTCATGTTGAGTCCTGTTGTCATCTCTGAACTTgctatattctcctttctttacatACTTTTGCAACTTTCCTTTCCGTATTAATTCCTCTATTTGTTCCTTCAGGTCTCTGCAATCTTCTGTGTTGTGGCCGTGGTCTCTATGGAACcggcaatacttgttcttgtcacgtATGTTGGGGGACGAGTGTAGAGgcctgggccatttgagatagtgctcgtccttgatctgcgtgaaaatCTTGTCAACAAGCATAACCAAAGGAGTAAATTTTACCTGACGAGAATTTTTGTCGTCTCTCCTTCTATTCCCGTCATTGTTCCGACGTTCTGGTCGATCTCTTTTTTGCCCTCTGCGGTCGTCTTCCCCCTTGGACTTGTCTCCTAGCCTCTCAGTACCTTTTATGGCAGCTAGAGCATCTTCCgcgttcatatacttttgtgccttcaggagcatctcGGCCATTGTCTTCGAGGGGTTTTTGGCAAGAGAGGCCACAAGGTCTCTGGATCTCAACCCTACTTTGAAGGTCGTCAGCTGCAccttgtcgtcagcttcgtccACTTCCAGAGTTTCTCGGGTGAATCGCTTGACATATGACCTCAGGGTCTCCTTTTCTCCCTGTCTTATGGTGAGTAAGTAATCTACCGGTCTCCTTGGGCGTTGTCCCCCTATGAAATGGCGTAAGAAAGCACTACTCAGCTAATCGAAGTTGTCTATGGACGAGTTTGGCAACTTAGTAAACCActctcttgcagctcctttgagagaCGTAGGGAAGGAACGACACAATATTTCATCAGGTGGTTGCTGAAGGCCCagagtcgtcttaaaggtattaagatgatcctgAGGGTCCTTCAGTCCGTCGAATGGTTCTAATTGAGGTAGGCAAAACTTTGACGGCACGGGGCAATCAAGTACCGCTGCAGTGAAGGGCGAATCTGTAGCCCTTATCATTTTGTCCACACTCCGGTCTGTCTTTTCTTTGATAGCGCTccttagttcgtccatctctttcctcatttctcgaAGAAGATCTGAGTTCTGTTCGTCCGGAGTTGTTGGTCTCCGGGGGGTTTCCCTCCGTTGGCTATCCCCCTCTCCCTTCGTGTTACCCTTGGATCGGTTTTCTTCCTGTTGAGCTTGCTGAACCTGCTGAAGCCgcagcttcatttcctggttctgTCTGGTGAGTTCCTCGATGGTGGCTGCAAGggcttgaacttgctgggccaaggttgctgaatctgggttggattccatctggatatggagaattgatggaaactacgtcttcgaatatgaatttgaaaactcgtccccacagacggcgccaaactgatggaaCACAAATCCGTCAGTGAGTGAGCAGATGGAATCACTCGTGGAATGTGAAGGTTTGCTCGACGAGGGACACCGGTGTGgcgcctgccacaaagtctccgatgccaaagttaggatcacaATTAAACACAATAAAGGAGTAAAAGAtagtttcagagtatttttgcatatatcACCTTCCGCTGATTGTATGGGAGCTTTATACCTGGGACCTTAGGGGCTAgccgttgaggctgttaatgcTCTTAGGAGTAACGCCCATGGTccagtaatgagacttttaagaaGCTCCCAACGGTCTGCTTGGTTGATTTAGTAACTGCTCAGGTCATTGATTGGCTGCATTGAATGACCTCCTGtcttcgtcagtgatgatggTTTTCTTCGTTATTTCTGATGACCTCGTCATGGATGATTCCTTCGTCACTACTGTTAACTTCGTCAGTAGAAGGTAGAATCGTCATTCCcgtcattaataaataaatgaaaatgatgAAGTCTAGGCTCATTCTCCTTTTGAGAGTGACAAACACTTCTAGGCACTAaccaaactaaaaaaagaaagaaaaaaaaagtgattgttGAGTTGGAAAACATTGATTAAAGGCATTTGAAGGTCTCAAATGTGACTATCAAATTTTAGGAACGGCCCATACCGCAATATCCAAACTCGAAACACCGAAGGTTCTCAAAAGTGCCAATGtactaattatataaaataaaataaaataaaaaaagtgccAATGTACTGCGTATGATTCCAAACTTGATATATGTCACTTTTGTCGTTGTGCTTAGAAGTATATACCGAGAAGATCCTCTAAAATCCCATCTTCCTACACCTACAAAAAGGCCACTAAAAGGAACAAACTTTTCTACTTTCAATGAGTTTCATAAACTTGTCTCTCATCATGTTCATCAAGTCCCTTCACTTTGGTAACAACTGTAATTTCTATCGGTATCATATGGATTTAGAGGCTGGTGGTAGCAGCAACAACAGCGAGGATGATGACGAAGATGACAATAAAGAGACTTATCCAGAAAGTTAGCTCCTCACGGGAAACTTGCACCACAGGGCAACTGCGATCTTTGGCAATGTCACATGTAAACTTACTTCGACACTTGAGATGATAAATAGTCTTAAATGTTGTTATTACTCAACCCATCTTGAAGGTGGATTTTGTACTTTTGTATTCCTATCCTGTAGTATCGGATTTTGATGTTTTATCTTCAACTTGTTTGAAAGTATTATGACATCTTTTACTTCGTTTCTCTAAATCTATGAATCTTTTGAATTATTTCTGATAGCAATATCATCAATATTAATACAAGGATTATGATTAGAAAGCTGTACAAAATTTTCCTGCAAACTTAGTTGCTGGCCGGAATATGTAATGGTTAAAACACAGATCTCGTTTCATCATTCTCAGAGATAAAAGttgttttgattcttttgaattgtgaaaattccataatataaatatgtaaaaagTTACACCAAATCTAACTTTTTATGATATTATACTTGTTCATAACTTTTTCTGTTTAATAATTTGGATTAATTATTTCAAGTACTCTTTATATGCATGTATGAGTCGTCAATGGCCGGGTCGGGCCGGCCCAACCCATTTTTACTTAACCCATGGGCATAATGAATTGGACATAATGAGCTATTAACTAATTAACAGACCGGATTAGGTTGGACCAAAAGAGAAAACCTCAGCCCATAACCCTACCCAGGGGTAATGCCCATTTTGTCTTTAACAAGCTGGGCTATTGGGTTGGGCTTAATGGGCTACCCATGAGCTTGTGttagtatattattttattatttttataaggaaaaaatgaatttttttataagggaatattcaatctatttttttaaaagaaagaattaaaaaatttaatacttaattacaattttttttatagtcaaatctatttaattttttgttttgttgatggaaaactatttaatttttttttattaaggctttaaatagttttttatttttatctttaataaaaaaaaatgtcaaatgattaattcaaatttgctagactactagaaaaatatatacttaGCAAACTAAGTTTAGCACAATTACTTTGAGTATCTTAGTAGTTGAGAgagttattttaagaaattcCTCTATAATATTTCAAGATCAATCATTTATACACTTCCtatttttttgttatgaattatgaGTTATTGGGTTGAGCCAACGGGCTAGACAATGAATTGAGCTACTAGACTAACCCACCGGATATCCATGGGCATAAAAACTAGCCCACCTCCTAACTCACTGGACTAATGGACTATCCATGAACCTCAATAACAACGGGTCAAGCCGCCCATTAGCCTGTTGGACCATCGGGTTTCTAGGTCGGGCTGTGAGCTATTTGATGACCTCAATATGCAtgctaaatttcaaaaaaaaataaataatgatttgATTCTGAAACTCCTGGTGtgtataatttaataattttaaagacctcaattttttttttgaaaaagtgttgaaattttttgatgaGTTAGTTATtggtagacatggcaaaacgggcgggtcgggtcgggttcaggTCAGGTcaatcgggtcacgggtcaaaaacgggtcattttaagcgggttgaaatcgggttcgggtcaatcgggttgcgggtcgggtcgggttgggtcgggttgacccgtatttttcacatgaaattttttattttttatattttttataaagaaaacaatatgtatttgccatttggatagttatgcaacatattacttgatgtaaaatgcattattttgcattcactacttatatcaagaataaactcagttaaacttattaatatttattcaataattttaaaattatacaaatcctaacattactatctaaaacaaaacaacagaaagataagtaaaacaaatatacaagttttatttttacacaatatcaacattccaaaaaaaaaatttacaaatgacttattggataactcatttgataaagaataaaaacatataagaaagttacaattttaaaaattaattttataatctattatcaattgtggttgacactctatttcaatttgagatatatattaaagtttgattgcttacttatttatacctaatctcttttatgaagatcatatcattgttaagcagcacacactctaggaaatatcataatttattttgaaaagccgtttattttgaacataaattgttaaaaaatagatctaaacattcataatttatgctaatttgatactttggctttactattttcacactcaTGAATGTGTCCcacacatatctacaattttaaatctgtttttaactttactgtaactagattatcttggcatgtactttgctatttgatatctaaaaatctttactcattacagaatgctcaaccatttatttttcaattgcatgcagttatgtaaatgtatcaattgtttccttaaagctcacaataaacaattaaaccaatattgtcttaatttcactattttttttaccaaaaaaaaaaagttttaaaaaaatggttcgggttcgggtcgggtcgggttaacCCGCAcaaaacacgggtcgggtcacgggtcaacccgtttttgcttcgggtcaaaaaaatcgggttcgggtcgggtcgggtcagaaaattctgacccgttttgccatgtctagttaTTGGTCTCAAAATCTCAATCATGTTGATATTTTGCAAGGGTTACTGTACAGCTTCTGAGAGATCAACTtgaaccatttttatttttatttttatttttatgaacttTGAATATGATATTAATGAATATTAAGTATGCGTTTGGATAccaatgaaaatttaaaattattttactattcagcttatttttcctattacatctcactacactttttgatactattcataagcctgctgtattatttcaactaatttttatctttatttacaatactttcagcaataaattttcagtttcagtaaaatgtGCGGAATTCAATCATGCCCGAAATATCATTCTCAATGGCGTTGGATAAAGGTCATCACAACCTAATGGAAAGATAATCAAATATGGTAGTCTAACTAACCATCGCACTGGTTTTAGATAAAGGTGAGCACACAAAAGGCAACATTTGAGTCTTCATTAATGCGGGTATAAAACTGACACCcacattttaaccaaaaaagaaaacattaatcAAATGAAACACAGAACTATCCTATATCAAATGAGTAATACACCAAAAAAACTCCTCTCAAGCAGAAAATTTCGGTTCATTCTTGACACAGCCTAGTAAAAAAATCCAAGCACTTTACCACCAACATTCTTTCTCCTGGCCTCTTCATGATCCATGATACCAGCAGAAGTAGTCAACACAATATAACCAAACTGCAGATTTAAGAAATATGGTAAGGtcaggtgaaaaaaaaaaagccatctATATTACCTAAGAATAAAGAGATGTCATGTGAATAAAGGTCCATTTTTAACAACCTATGAAATCTGATATCGCATTTGATTTTTTGGCCAGGTGCAAACTTCATAAATTTAATGACCAGTATTAACCTTTCATTTGAAGATTATAATCACCCTAAACCAGACATTTGTATTACTGTGCCATTTGATGAAAGAATAAATGACACAACAATATCATATTGAAGTTGGAATTTAACTACTAGTAAAAACCAATCAAGAGCCATCAGGCTTGAAAGCTTGCAGTAATAATGAAATAGCAAATTTCCCTGAAAAATAATATACAAGAAGAATGTGATGTGCTAACCTGTCTTGAGGGGAGCAACCTTGCAGTCCAACCTTCAATCTCTTTGACTCCCACATCAAAACGAGGACTAATAACACCACATTTGTTGAGCCTCCCATTCAGTTCAACAACAATTTTGCCAGCCCTATGGTCATCAACATACTCAAACTCGCCAATGTAACCTATTGAACAACAGcaagaagattaaaaaagatatattaaaGTGTCTatgactaaacaacaaaaatttgaagtgACCTAATGTTAGCATACCATGCTTCTGCATAACCAAAAGAAATTTGATTATCACTTTTGAGGATGGCCTGATCATGACCTGGCGCTTCCCCCGTTTCTCGGCATTGTAC
This genomic window contains:
- the LOC126697443 gene encoding 40S ribosomal protein S15a-1 is translated as MVRVSVLNDALKSMYNAEKRGKRQVMIRPSSKVIIKFLLVMQKHGYIGEFEYVDDHRAGKIVVELNGRLNKCGVISPRFDVGVKEIEGWTARLLPSRQFGYIVLTTSAGIMDHEEARRKNVGGKVLGFFY